A genomic stretch from Serratia entomophila includes:
- a CDS encoding metal ABC transporter substrate-binding protein: MLLKVSVFPHTPFTRAAAFFRPFALLCLLLSAGLASQAALAEKKLRVVTTFTIIQDIAQNVAGDAAVVESITKPGAEIHDYQPTPRDIVKAQHADLILWNGMNLERWFQRFFENIKQVPAAVVTEGITPLPIREGPYNGNPNPHAWMSPGNALVYIENIRKALVQYDPANAETYNRNAKAYAAKIGALDAPLRERLSRIPAAQRWLVTSEGAFSYLAQDYQLQEVYLWPINADEQGSPQQVRRVIDAVRAHKIPVVFSESTISDKPAKQVAKETGAKYGGVLYVDSLSAQGGPVPTYIDLLKVTVETIAKGFDQ; encoded by the coding sequence ATGCTATTGAAAGTTAGTGTCTTTCCCCACACCCCCTTCACTCGGGCCGCCGCTTTTTTCCGCCCTTTCGCCCTGCTGTGCCTGCTGCTGAGCGCCGGCCTGGCAAGCCAAGCCGCGCTGGCCGAGAAAAAGCTGCGCGTGGTGACCACTTTCACCATTATTCAGGACATCGCCCAAAATGTGGCGGGTGACGCCGCTGTGGTGGAATCCATCACCAAACCGGGGGCGGAGATCCACGACTATCAACCCACGCCGCGTGATATCGTCAAGGCCCAGCACGCCGATCTTATCCTGTGGAACGGCATGAATCTTGAGCGCTGGTTCCAGCGCTTCTTCGAAAACATCAAGCAGGTGCCTGCGGCGGTCGTGACCGAAGGCATCACCCCGCTGCCGATCCGCGAAGGCCCGTATAACGGCAACCCGAATCCACACGCCTGGATGTCGCCAGGCAACGCGCTGGTGTATATCGAAAACATCCGCAAGGCGCTGGTGCAATACGATCCGGCCAACGCAGAGACCTATAACCGCAACGCCAAAGCCTATGCCGCCAAAATTGGCGCGTTGGACGCCCCGCTGCGCGAACGCCTGTCGCGCATTCCGGCAGCGCAGCGCTGGCTGGTCACCAGCGAGGGCGCCTTCAGCTATCTGGCGCAAGATTATCAGCTGCAGGAGGTTTACCTGTGGCCGATCAACGCCGACGAACAGGGTTCGCCACAGCAGGTGCGCCGGGTGATCGACGCGGTGCGCGCACACAAAATCCCGGTGGTGTTCAGCGAAAGCACCATTTCGGACAAGCCCGCCAAACAGGTGGCGAAAGAGACCGGCGCCAAATATGGCGGCGTGCTATACGTCGACTCGCTGTCGGCCCAGGGCGGCCCTGTGCCGACCTATATCGATCTGCTTAAGGTCACCGTAGAAACCATCGCCAAAGGATTTGATCAATGA
- the ghoS gene encoding type V toxin-antitoxin system endoribonuclease antitoxin GhoS, which translates to MSQSATTCFVVTFHYQEAGLTDLAKLTGQLTRDGFVTSVTDENGVHHELGSNSFAFITPMNQEDVQQLAQGLGQVALGKTPEVEICTYDDYVKQLHTDT; encoded by the coding sequence ATGAGTCAATCTGCAACGACATGCTTTGTGGTGACTTTTCACTACCAGGAAGCAGGATTAACTGATTTGGCCAAGCTGACGGGGCAATTAACCCGAGATGGATTTGTCACGTCGGTGACAGACGAAAACGGCGTTCACCATGAGCTGGGCAGCAACAGCTTTGCTTTTATAACCCCTATGAATCAAGAGGATGTACAACAGCTGGCGCAAGGCCTCGGGCAGGTAGCCTTGGGAAAAACGCCCGAGGTGGAGATCTGCACCTATGATGACTACGTTAAGCAGTTACATACTGATACATAA
- a CDS encoding transglycosylase SLT domain-containing protein: MKTKIGCLTAILLLSGCAKEPQTASNISGSGTTRGGWLKQPPPQAPVNRTGTPVAYNDYIRQAASNYGVDETLIKAIIQVESGFNPNVVSTSNAVGLMQLKASTAGRDAYRMKGRNGQPSSRELKDPAVNIDLGTAYINILQSQQLAGINNPQTLRYATIVSYVNGAGAMLRTFSSDKRVAVNRINQMSPDEFYQHIQKKHPAPQAPRYLWKVTTAYQAMSQ, from the coding sequence GTGAAAACCAAAATAGGTTGTCTGACGGCAATTTTGCTTTTGTCCGGGTGCGCCAAAGAGCCGCAAACGGCGAGCAATATTTCAGGCAGTGGCACCACGCGCGGCGGTTGGCTGAAGCAGCCCCCTCCGCAGGCTCCGGTAAACCGCACGGGCACGCCGGTAGCCTATAACGATTACATTCGTCAGGCCGCCAGCAACTATGGCGTTGACGAGACTTTAATCAAGGCGATTATTCAGGTGGAGTCCGGCTTTAACCCGAATGTGGTCAGCACCTCGAACGCCGTGGGATTAATGCAGCTGAAGGCTTCTACCGCCGGGCGCGACGCCTATCGGATGAAGGGAAGAAACGGGCAGCCAAGCTCACGTGAGTTGAAGGATCCGGCGGTCAATATTGATCTGGGAACGGCCTATATCAATATTCTTCAAAGCCAGCAGCTAGCCGGGATCAACAACCCACAGACGTTGCGTTATGCCACCATCGTTTCTTACGTTAACGGAGCGGGCGCCATGCTGCGCACCTTCTCGTCGGATAAGCGCGTGGCGGTGAACCGCATCAACCAGATGAGCCCGGATGAGTTTTATCAACACATCCAGAAAAAGCACCCGGCCCCGCAGGCGCCGCGCTATTTGTGGAAGGTCACCACCGCCTATCAGGCGATGTCGCAGTAA
- a CDS encoding gluconate 2-dehydrogenase subunit 3 family protein, translated as MSNDKTNNSRRDFLLKSMTLIPAAVIGGSGVSALTAPAPAVAAADTPKTTDYQPTFFTPEEWAFVKAAVARLIPADERGPGALEAGVPEFIDRQMNTPYATGSIWYMQGPFNPDAPKEMGYQLPLVPKQIYNLGIADADAYSKKTAGKAFAELDAAQQDAMLQKFESGDAQFEQLPAKLFFSYLLQNAREGFFSDPIHGGNKDMVGWKLINFPGARADFMDWVERGERYPFPPVSIRGERG; from the coding sequence ATGTCGAACGATAAAACTAACAATTCACGGCGCGATTTTTTGCTGAAATCGATGACCTTAATTCCTGCGGCGGTGATCGGCGGCAGCGGCGTTAGCGCCCTGACGGCGCCAGCCCCTGCGGTTGCTGCAGCAGACACCCCAAAAACTACCGACTACCAACCGACCTTTTTCACCCCGGAAGAGTGGGCGTTCGTCAAGGCGGCGGTTGCGCGGCTGATCCCGGCCGATGAGCGCGGCCCCGGTGCGCTGGAAGCCGGCGTGCCGGAGTTTATCGACCGCCAGATGAACACCCCGTACGCCACCGGCTCCATCTGGTACATGCAGGGGCCATTCAACCCGGACGCGCCGAAGGAAATGGGCTACCAGCTGCCGCTGGTGCCGAAGCAAATCTACAACCTCGGCATCGCCGATGCCGACGCCTACAGCAAGAAAACCGCCGGCAAAGCGTTTGCCGAGCTGGACGCCGCGCAGCAGGACGCTATGCTGCAGAAGTTTGAGTCCGGCGATGCGCAATTCGAGCAGTTACCGGCCAAGCTGTTCTTCTCTTACCTGCTGCAAAACGCCCGCGAAGGTTTCTTCAGCGATCCGATCCATGGCGGCAATAAAGACATGGTCGGCTGGAAGCTGATTAATTTTCCTGGCGCGCGCGCCGACTTTATGGACTGGGTTGAGCGAGGGGAGCGATATCCCTTCCCACCGGTATCAATTCGTGGGGAGAGAGGCTAA
- a CDS encoding GMC family oxidoreductase yields the protein MATVMKKVDAVIVGFGWVGAIMAKELTEAGLNVVALERGPMRDTYPDGSYPQVIDELTYNIRRKLFQDLSKSTVTIRHNGSQTAVPYRQLAAFLPGTGVGGAGLHWSGVHFRVDPIELRMRSHYEERYGKSFIPKDMTIQDFGVTYDELEPFFDKAEKVFGTSGTAWTIKGQKVAQKGGNRFAADRSSDFPLPAQKNTFSAQLFEKAALEVGYHPYNLPSANTSDSYTNPYGAQMGPCNFCGFCSGYACYMYSKASPNVNILPALRMEKRFELRTNANVLKVNLTDDKSRATGVNYIDAQGREIEQPAELVILGAFQFHNVHLMLLSGIGKPYDPVTGEGVVGRNFAYQNMTTIKAFFDKDVFTNPFIGAGGNGVGVDDFNADNFDHAKEGFVGGSPFWVNQAGTKPISGLPTPPGTPAWGSKWKAAVADAYTHHISMDAHGAHQSYRNNYLDLDPNYKNVFGQPLLRMTFDWQENDVKMAQFMYDKMAPIAKAMNPKLIAGSPKNANSHFDTTSYQTTHMNGGAVMGEDPKTSAVNRYLQSWDVHNVFSIGASAFPQGLGYNPTGTVAALAYWSARAIREQYLKNPGPLVQA from the coding sequence ATGGCAACGGTAATGAAAAAAGTAGACGCAGTGATCGTCGGCTTCGGCTGGGTCGGTGCGATCATGGCCAAAGAGCTGACCGAAGCGGGCCTCAACGTGGTGGCGCTGGAGCGCGGCCCGATGCGCGACACCTACCCGGATGGTTCCTATCCGCAGGTGATCGACGAACTGACCTATAACATCCGCCGCAAGCTGTTCCAGGATCTGTCGAAAAGCACGGTGACCATCCGCCACAACGGCAGCCAGACCGCGGTGCCTTACCGTCAGTTGGCGGCGTTCCTGCCGGGAACCGGCGTGGGCGGTGCGGGCCTGCACTGGTCCGGCGTGCATTTCCGCGTCGATCCTATCGAGTTGCGCATGCGCAGCCACTACGAAGAACGCTACGGCAAAAGCTTTATTCCGAAGGACATGACCATTCAGGACTTCGGCGTGACCTACGATGAGCTGGAGCCGTTTTTCGACAAGGCGGAAAAAGTGTTCGGCACCTCCGGCACCGCCTGGACCATCAAGGGCCAGAAGGTAGCGCAGAAGGGCGGCAACCGCTTTGCGGCCGATCGTTCCAGCGATTTCCCGCTGCCGGCACAGAAGAATACCTTCTCCGCCCAGCTGTTCGAGAAGGCGGCGCTGGAGGTGGGCTATCATCCATATAACCTGCCTTCCGCCAACACCTCAGACTCGTACACCAACCCGTACGGCGCGCAGATGGGGCCGTGCAACTTCTGCGGTTTCTGCAGCGGCTACGCCTGCTACATGTATTCCAAGGCTTCGCCGAACGTCAACATTCTGCCGGCGCTGCGCATGGAGAAACGCTTCGAGCTGCGCACCAACGCCAACGTGCTGAAGGTGAATCTGACCGACGATAAGTCCCGCGCCACCGGGGTGAACTATATCGATGCGCAGGGCCGTGAAATCGAACAGCCGGCCGAGCTGGTGATCCTGGGCGCGTTCCAGTTCCACAACGTGCACCTGATGCTGCTGTCGGGCATCGGCAAGCCTTACGATCCGGTGACCGGCGAAGGGGTGGTCGGGCGCAACTTCGCCTACCAGAACATGACCACCATCAAGGCGTTCTTCGACAAGGACGTGTTCACCAACCCGTTCATCGGCGCCGGCGGTAACGGCGTGGGCGTGGACGATTTCAACGCCGACAACTTTGACCACGCCAAAGAAGGCTTCGTCGGCGGTTCGCCGTTCTGGGTCAACCAGGCGGGCACCAAGCCGATCTCCGGCCTGCCGACCCCGCCGGGCACCCCGGCCTGGGGCAGCAAGTGGAAAGCGGCGGTGGCGGATGCCTATACCCATCACATCTCGATGGACGCCCATGGCGCGCACCAGTCGTACCGCAACAACTATCTGGATCTCGATCCCAACTACAAGAACGTGTTCGGCCAGCCGCTGCTGCGCATGACCTTCGACTGGCAGGAAAACGACGTCAAGATGGCGCAGTTCATGTACGACAAGATGGCGCCGATCGCCAAGGCGATGAACCCGAAACTGATCGCCGGCAGCCCGAAAAACGCCAACAGCCACTTCGACACCACCAGCTACCAGACCACCCATATGAACGGCGGCGCGGTGATGGGGGAAGATCCCAAGACCAGCGCAGTGAACCGCTATCTGCAGAGCTGGGACGTGCACAACGTGTTCTCGATCGGCGCATCGGCCTTCCCGCAGGGGCTGGGCTACAACCCGACCGGCACCGTGGCCGCGTTGGCTTACTGGTCTGCCCGCGCCATTCGCGAGCAGTATTTGAAGAACCCAGGCCCCTTGGTGCAGGCATAA
- a CDS encoding c-type cytochrome: MKAFVPALVLSALSFSAWAQDATVSSELIKRGEYLARAGDCVACHTNGKSGKTFAGGLAMETPIGTIYSTNITPDKKTGIGDYSFEDFDNAVRKGVAKNGSTLYPAMPYPSFALVKEDDMRAMYAYFMHGVQPIEQANKDSDIPWPLSMRWPLSIWRGIFAPAPADFVADAKADPVLERGRYLVEGLGHCGACHTPRSITMQEKALSNNDGDDYLSGSNAPIDGWVASSLRGDHKDGLGSWSEAELTEFLKTGRNDKSIVFGGMSDVVEHSLQYLSDEDLTAIARYLKSLPAKDGQQQAAPVEDSVAKDLWRGDDSKPGAALYVDNCAACHRTDGVGYKRAFPALKGNPVVQTEDATSLIHIVLTGNTTPAVKGAVSNITMPPFGWRLNDRQVADVVNFIRSSWGNSAKPVSAADVADVRKDRTMIRDEKEMGSAAVPDHPDANK, encoded by the coding sequence ATGAAAGCATTTGTACCGGCACTGGTTCTCAGTGCACTGAGTTTTTCCGCGTGGGCGCAGGATGCGACGGTCAGCAGTGAGCTGATCAAACGCGGCGAGTATCTGGCGCGCGCCGGCGACTGCGTAGCCTGCCATACCAACGGCAAGAGCGGCAAAACCTTCGCCGGCGGTCTGGCGATGGAAACGCCGATCGGCACCATTTACTCCACCAATATCACGCCGGACAAGAAAACCGGCATCGGCGATTACAGCTTCGAAGACTTCGATAACGCGGTGCGCAAGGGCGTAGCCAAAAATGGCAGCACCCTGTACCCGGCGATGCCGTATCCGTCGTTTGCGCTGGTGAAAGAGGACGATATGCGCGCCATGTACGCCTATTTCATGCACGGCGTGCAGCCGATAGAGCAGGCCAACAAGGATTCCGATATCCCCTGGCCGCTGTCTATGCGCTGGCCGTTGAGCATCTGGCGCGGCATTTTTGCCCCGGCGCCGGCGGACTTTGTTGCCGATGCGAAAGCGGATCCTGTTCTCGAACGCGGCCGCTATCTGGTTGAGGGCCTGGGCCACTGCGGCGCCTGCCACACTCCGCGCAGCATCACCATGCAGGAGAAGGCGCTGAGCAATAACGACGGCGATGACTATCTGTCCGGCAGCAATGCGCCGATCGACGGTTGGGTGGCGTCCAGCCTGCGCGGCGACCATAAGGACGGGTTGGGGAGCTGGAGCGAAGCCGAGCTGACCGAATTCCTGAAAACCGGCCGCAATGACAAGTCCATCGTGTTCGGCGGCATGAGCGACGTGGTGGAGCACAGTCTGCAGTATCTGAGCGACGAAGACCTGACGGCGATTGCGCGCTACCTGAAATCGCTGCCGGCGAAAGACGGCCAGCAGCAGGCGGCACCGGTGGAAGACAGCGTCGCCAAGGACCTGTGGCGCGGCGACGACAGCAAGCCCGGAGCGGCGTTGTATGTCGATAACTGCGCCGCCTGCCACCGCACCGATGGCGTGGGCTATAAACGCGCCTTCCCGGCGCTGAAGGGCAACCCGGTGGTGCAGACCGAGGACGCGACCTCGCTGATCCACATCGTGCTGACCGGCAACACTACGCCGGCGGTGAAGGGGGCGGTGTCCAACATCACCATGCCGCCGTTCGGCTGGCGGCTGAACGATCGGCAGGTCGCGGACGTGGTGAACTTCATCCGTTCCAGCTGGGGCAACAGCGCCAAGCCGGTGAGCGCCGCCGACGTGGCCGATGTGCGTAAGGATCGCACGATGATCCGCGACGAGAAAGAGATGGGCAGCGCGGCGGTACCGGACCATCCGGACGCCAATAAGTAA
- a CDS encoding SLC5/6 family protein, translating to MSTISPDSGRLATAQPNKWNKTDTVWMFGLYATAVGAGTLFLPINAGLNGPLVLLLMALFAFPLTYLPHRALSRFVLSGSSRDGNIHDVVVEHFGVLAGKIIMVLYLMAFFPIVLVYSISITNALDSFLIHQFQMQPLPRIWLSLAVVVALNLVLLRGKDSIVAAMGMLVFPLLVFLMGISLYLVPTWQTANFVNGLVSTPLDSPALWHSLWLAVPVMVFSFSHAPIISSFASTQKSLYGDQAERRCARIMRYSYVLICVTVLFFVFSCVLSLSHEDMQQAKEQNITVLTTLANKFSNPLIAYLGPVMAMLAMAKSYLGTSLGVTEGATSLIDGLTRAVGKPLSSRLTHRISAVALFLLTWAATVWNPSALHIIETISGPLIAAILFILPMYAVRAVPAMRRYRALSNLFVLVMGLIALSALIYNLV from the coding sequence ATGAGTACGATTTCCCCCGATTCGGGCAGGCTGGCGACCGCTCAGCCGAACAAATGGAACAAAACCGACACCGTTTGGATGTTCGGCCTCTATGCCACCGCCGTAGGTGCAGGCACGTTGTTCCTGCCGATTAACGCCGGTCTGAATGGCCCGCTGGTGCTGTTGCTGATGGCTCTGTTCGCTTTCCCGCTCACCTATTTACCGCACCGCGCCCTGAGCCGCTTTGTGCTCTCCGGCTCCAGCCGCGACGGCAACATTCATGACGTGGTGGTGGAGCACTTCGGCGTGCTGGCCGGCAAGATCATCATGGTGCTGTACCTGATGGCGTTTTTCCCGATCGTGCTGGTGTACAGCATCTCGATCACCAATGCGCTCGACAGCTTTCTGATCCACCAGTTCCAGATGCAGCCGCTGCCGCGCATCTGGCTGAGCCTGGCGGTGGTGGTGGCGCTTAACCTGGTGCTGCTGCGCGGCAAGGACAGCATCGTTGCCGCGATGGGCATGCTGGTGTTCCCGCTGTTGGTGTTCCTGATGGGCATCTCGCTGTACCTGGTGCCGACCTGGCAAACCGCCAACTTCGTCAACGGTCTGGTCAGCACCCCGCTCGACAGCCCGGCGCTGTGGCACTCGCTGTGGCTGGCGGTACCGGTGATGGTGTTTTCCTTTAGCCATGCGCCTATCATCTCTTCCTTCGCCTCGACCCAGAAAAGCCTGTATGGCGACCAGGCCGAGCGCCGCTGCGCGCGCATCATGCGCTATAGCTACGTGCTGATTTGCGTTACCGTGCTGTTCTTCGTGTTCAGCTGCGTGCTGAGCCTGTCGCATGAAGACATGCAGCAGGCGAAAGAGCAAAACATCACCGTGCTGACCACGCTGGCCAATAAGTTCTCCAACCCGCTGATCGCCTATCTTGGGCCGGTGATGGCGATGTTGGCGATGGCCAAATCCTATCTCGGCACGTCGTTGGGCGTGACCGAAGGCGCGACCAGCCTGATCGACGGGCTGACGCGTGCGGTCGGCAAGCCGCTGAGCTCACGCCTGACTCACCGCATCTCTGCGGTGGCGCTGTTCCTGCTCACCTGGGCGGCGACGGTGTGGAACCCCAGCGCCTTGCACATCATCGAGACCATCAGCGGGCCGTTGATTGCGGCGATCCTGTTTATCCTGCCGATGTATGCGGTGCGCGCGGTGCCGGCGATGCGTCGTTATCGGGCGCTGAGCAACCTGTTCGTGCTGGTGATGGGATTAATTGCGCTGTCGGCGTTGATCTACAACCTGGTTTGA
- a CDS encoding IS3 family transposase (programmed frameshift) yields the protein MKYSLPFKLDVVRYYLTGHGSQRQTARKFSVAHVQLRRWIAAYQHHGEPGLQPGRQRHYTPEFKLSVVEFALSNPFSLADVAAQFDIPSYTTLEHWVKLYQENGAEALNRNQRGRRMYQHPKTPHADKSPDELTPEEMREEIEFLRAQNDYIKKLRALMPGKRCPGTAERAKIVTALRQEHRLDRLLHAGGLARSTYYYCCKVGRVPDKYREAKQRIAEVFNVHKGRYGYRRITCVMRKEGYGLNHKTVQKLMTALQLKSPVRRKKYRSYKGNTGKLAPNLLQRNFTAQCPNQKWVTDVTEFRVGEDKLYLSPVLDLYNGEIIAYEVARRAEFRLVKRMLDKAVSRMKPGEQLLLHSDQGWHYQMAAYQHALRVNGIKQSMSRKGNCLDNAVMENFFGHLKAELYYLQRFESVEHLAQEIDIYIDYYNSHRIRQKLKGLSPVEYRTQASKAA from the exons ATGAAATATTCACTCCCGTTCAAACTCGACGTAGTCCGGTACTATCTTACCGGACACGGCAGCCAAAGGCAGACCGCGAGAAAATTCTCTGTCGCCCATGTCCAGCTACGTCGCTGGATTGCGGCCTATCAACATCATGGTGAGCCAGGGCTGCAACCCGGACGGCAACGACATTACACACCCGAATTTAAGCTCTCTGTCGTCGAGTTTGCCCTCTCCAATCCTTTTTCTTTAGCGGACGTTGCCGCACAATTTGATATCCCCTCATACACGACGCTGGAACACTGGGTTAAGCTCTATCAGGAGAATGGGGCCGAAGCCCTCAACCGGAACCAGCGTGGTCGCCGAATGTATCAGCATCCCAAAACACCCCATGCGGATAAGTCGCCAGATGAGTTGACCCCCGAAGAGATGCGGGAGGAAATCGAGTTTTTACGCGCTCAGAATGACTACATAAAAAAGCTGAGAGCCTTGATGC CAGGAAAACGATGCCCGGGCACGGCGGAAAGGGCAAAAATAGTCACGGCATTAAGGCAAGAGCACCGTTTAGACAGGCTGTTGCATGCCGGTGGGCTGGCGCGCAGCACGTACTATTATTGCTGTAAAGTCGGTCGAGTGCCGGATAAATACCGTGAGGCTAAACAACGAATAGCCGAAGTCTTTAACGTCCATAAAGGCCGTTACGGCTATCGTCGCATAACCTGCGTAATGCGAAAGGAAGGGTACGGTTTAAATCATAAAACCGTGCAAAAACTGATGACAGCGCTGCAGCTGAAGTCACCGGTTCGCCGTAAAAAGTACCGCTCATACAAGGGGAATACAGGCAAGTTGGCACCCAATCTCCTGCAGCGTAATTTTACCGCTCAATGCCCCAATCAAAAGTGGGTAACGGATGTAACGGAGTTCCGGGTTGGTGAGGATAAGCTGTATTTATCACCGGTGCTCGACTTGTACAACGGTGAAATCATCGCTTATGAAGTGGCTCGCCGGGCAGAGTTTAGGCTGGTTAAAAGGATGTTGGACAAGGCGGTAAGCAGGATGAAGCCGGGTGAGCAGTTGCTGTTGCACAGTGACCAGGGTTGGCACTATCAGATGGCGGCTTATCAGCATGCGTTGCGGGTTAACGGGATAAAGCAGAGCATGTCTCGCAAGGGAAATTGCCTGGACAATGCCGTGATGGAGAACTTCTTCGGACATCTGAAAGCGGAGCTGTATTACTTGCAGCGTTTTGAGAGTGTGGAACACCTGGCGCAAGAGATAGACATTTACATTGATTACTACAACTCTCATCGTATCAGGCAGAAACTGAAAGGCCTGAGTCCGGTGGAGTACCGAACTCAGGCCTCGAAGGCTGCGTGA
- a CDS encoding MarC family NAAT transporter gives MTSILQLFQAIGLGLVLLLPLANPLTTVALLLGLSGNMTREERNQQSLMASVYVFFIMTVAFYAGQVVMNTFGISIPGLRIAGGLIVAFIGFRMLFPQQNADETPEVESKTHELRQKTSTNIAFVPLAMPSTAGPGTIAMIISSASSVKENTLGFAHWVLLVAPVAIFLSVAVILWVCLRSSGAIMRLVGKSGIEAISRLMGFLLVCMGVQFIINGVLEIIATYTPGAA, from the coding sequence ATGACGAGTATTCTGCAGTTATTCCAGGCCATCGGACTGGGTTTGGTGCTGCTGCTGCCGCTGGCCAACCCGCTCACTACGGTGGCGTTGCTGCTGGGTTTGTCGGGCAACATGACGCGCGAAGAACGCAATCAGCAGTCGCTGATGGCGTCGGTCTACGTGTTTTTCATCATGACGGTGGCCTTCTACGCCGGGCAAGTGGTCATGAATACCTTCGGCATTTCCATTCCCGGCCTGCGCATTGCCGGCGGGCTGATCGTCGCCTTTATCGGCTTCCGCATGCTGTTCCCGCAGCAGAACGCCGACGAAACGCCGGAGGTGGAAAGCAAAACCCATGAGCTGCGCCAAAAAACCTCAACCAATATCGCCTTCGTGCCTTTGGCGATGCCCAGCACCGCCGGGCCGGGGACCATCGCGATGATCATCAGCTCCGCATCGAGCGTCAAAGAAAACACGCTGGGATTCGCCCACTGGGTACTGTTGGTGGCGCCGGTGGCGATCTTTTTGTCGGTGGCGGTGATCTTATGGGTCTGCCTGCGCAGCTCCGGCGCCATCATGCGCCTGGTGGGCAAAAGCGGCATTGAGGCTATTTCGCGCCTGATGGGCTTCCTGCTGGTGTGTATGGGGGTGCAGTTCATTATCAACGGCGTGCTGGAGATTATCGCCACCTACACGCCGGGCGCCGCCTGA